The Petrotoga mobilis SJ95 genomic sequence CACGCTATTTTCTTGCACTCTTTCTTTCTTCCCCAGTTGATGTATAGTTATTGCAAATATAATGGCAACTATTATAGACAAAAGATTCATATTTAATCCAAAGAAAAGAGCAAAGGCGATAGCACCAAACGCCACATGGGCCGCTCCGTTTCCAATAAACTCCATCTTTTTTAGGACTATGAAATTTGATAACAACGCGCTGCCAAAACCTGAAAGAATGGCACCAATTAAGGCGTATCTCATAAAAGGGTAACTTAGAATATCAATCATCTTTATTGCTAACCACCTTCATCTTTTCATTGATGTGAATAAATAGTTCAAAGTCTTTGGAGTACAAAGTTCGTAAATCATTGATATCGAGATCAGCGGTGTTTTTATGGCAATGCAGTGTTTTGTTCATGCACATAATTTTGTTTGTTTCTTTGAAAATCATGTTCAAATCGTGACTAATTAAAATTATACTCATATTGCTATTATGTTTGAGATCTCTAAGAGTTCCATAAAGTATATTTTGTCCCTCTTTATCGATATTTGCTTCAGGTTCGTCCAATATTAATATATCGGGATCGGAAACCAAAGCCCTAGCGACCATCAATCTTCTGTACTCTCCTCCAGATAATTTCCCCACCAGCCTGTCGTATAGATGATCAATTTGTAAAAGTCTGAGGGTTTGTCTTACTTTTTCATAATGTTCTTCTTTAAACCTTTTAAATGGTCCAACTTCATTGTACAAACCCATTAAAGCGACTTCATATACTTTGATCGGAAAATCTCTTTCCCTTTCCTCGGATTGTGGAACATATCCTATTTTTCCATTTATCTTTATTTCTCCCGTATAATCTTGTATTTCCCCGATTAGAGTTTTTATTAAGGTTGATTTTCCAGCTCCGTTAGGTCCAATTATCCCTACAAAGTCCCCTCTATAAATATCGAAAGATATATTGATCAGTATATTGTTGTTTTCAGCTGAATAATTCAAATCTCTAACGGATATTAAAGGATCAGTAGCCATAATTCACCACCCGTATAATTTCAAACAAATTGTATATGTATAAAGACTCTAAATCGAATACTCTTTCAACACTTCCTAAAGGATCCAAAACCCCTATACTTAAATTCAAATTTTCAGCTACAGCATTCACAGCCTTATCACTGAGTTGAGGTTCATTGAAAATAGCCTTAACATTTTCCTCTTTAGCAACGTTCGTTAATTCAACTAACTGCTTTGGAGTTGGTTCTACCCCGGGAGAAAGTTGAATTACACCAGCAATTTTTATATCGTATCTTCTTGCGAGATAATCGTAGGAGTTATGAAGCGTAAATATTGACCCATCGATGACCTTCGCTTTTTCAGCAAGGTATTTATCAAGCAAAATCAATCTGTTTATATATCTTTCAGCGTTTTGAGTGTAGTAATCTTTATTTAAAGGGTCTAATTCTCCAAAAACCTCTGCCAAACCTGGAATGATGTAAGTATACATAATATATGGATCTAACCAAATGTGCGGGTTGTATGCAAAATCTTCATGCTCATGATCTTCGTCAATTCCGCTCATACTTATAAGTTCTTCACGTGGAATAAAATCGGAAACTTCAATTATTTTCACACCCTGATTTTCCAGATTCTTGGTTAGATTAGAGATAAAAATTTCTAAAGCTAAACCGTTTGTAATTAAAATATCAGATTCGTACAAGGGCACTAGTTCCTTTGGTGTTGGCGAGTATGTATGTGGACTCTTGCCTGGAGGAACAACAAGGTTCACTTGACCTTTTTCTTGTACTATTTCTTTACTTACATAGTAATAGGGTAATATCGACGTTGAAACGTTTAAAGCGAATACTAAGAATGAAGCTAATAAAACGATGGTTGTTAAAATCGTTTTTTTCATACCTTCTCTCACCTACTTTTCATATTTTTGATTATTTCAAAAATCCTTCTACTCATCGAAATTATCATATTGGTTGTCTTTTGTAATCTTCTGACATTCTTTACATATTCCTTCAAAATAAAGCGTATGAGTCAAAACTCTGAAGCCCAATCTTTCTTTTATATATTTACTCATTTGTTCAGAGTAGCATAGATCGAACCTTTCAAATTTCTTGCATTTTATACAGTATATGAAATGGAAATGCCCTTGTCCCTTGAAAAAATATTTGATTTTGTCGGAAAAAACTATGGATTTAATCTCTCCGTTTTCTTCGTAATTTTTCAAGTTTCTGTAAATTGTAGATTTATCGTAATCTTCGTTGAGTTTTTCATAAATCTGTTCGGCGTTGAGTGGATAATCGTACTCATCTAACACGCCTAAAATGTCTCTGCGAGCTTTAGTGTTTCTCATGAAAAGTTCACCTCTTCGGGATAAACATGAATGATGTTAAACTGTTTATAGCATAAAATGCAAACGATTTGTTTTTGCAACTGATTTGCATAAGCATTATACAACAAAAATTTTAAAATGTCAAGTTTTGTTATATTGTCTTTTTAATTACCTTATGATATAATTCAAAAAAAGGGGAGTAGCATAAGCTTTTCGCTTCTAACTGTTCGTCAGTACGGCGCAAGCCCGGACGGTTAGCTCATAAAGAGATTGCAAGACCTTTGTTCTTATTAGTGAGCAAAGGTCTTTTTTTGTTTATCAAATAATTTTTTTCTATTTATAATCTGAGAGAGGTGAAGTTTGTGTGGTTTACAAAAAGCAAAGACGAAGTTATCAAAGATCTTCAGGTTAATACTATTCAAGGACTTTCAACCCAAGAAGCAAAGGAACGTTTGAGCAGATATGGGGAAAACAAACTTGCTACCCAAAAAAACAGGAGCTTGCTACAATTATTTTTTGCTCAACTCAATGATGCAATGATCTATGTTTTGTTGGGTGCAGCTTTGATCTCTGCAATATTGGGGGAACTCAGTGACGCAATAATAATTGCTGTTGTTATCTTAATAAATGCAGTAGTCGGACTTATACAAGAGTATAGAGCTGAACAAGCTTTGGAGGCTTTAAAAAAGCTTTCTACACCTAAGTCTATCGTTAAAAGAGATGGAAAAATTCTTGAAATTCCTTCAGAAGAGGTAGTCCCTGGAGACATAGTTATTATTGATGCAGGAAGATATATTCCGTGTGATTTAAGACTTATCGAAACTGTCAACCTTCAAATTGACGAATCTGCCCTTACAGGTGAATCAGTACCTGTTGATAAAAATGCTGATTTAATCTTAGAGACGCTTGATACTCCCCTTGGAGACCAAAAGAATATGGCTTTCATGTCAACTTTTGCTACTTATGGCAGAGGTGTTGGGGTTGCAGTAGCTACTGGTATGAAAACAGAAATAGGTAAAATTGCTAAGATGCTCGAAGAAACTGACACAGAACAAACTCCACTTCAAAAGAAACTTACTGAGCTTAGTAAAATACTTGGCTTTGCAGCTCTTGGAATTTCTATTGCTATGTTCCTTGTCGGTATCATCCAAGGAAGACCTTTATTTGAAATGTTCTTTACGGCAATAAGTCTTGCAGTAGCAGCAATTCCGGAAGGACTTCCTGCAATAGTTACAATAGTACTTGCTATGGGTGTTCAAAGGATGGTTAAAAAGCACGCCATAATTAGAAAGCTTCCAGCGGTTGAAACTTTAGGTTCTGTAAACATAATATGCTCTGATAAAACGGGTACCTTAACTCAAAATAAGATGACTGTGGTAAAATTCTACGCAGACAATGCTTTTGGCGATGTTGACTCACTTAATATTAATAATCCAGCTCATAAACTCCTTTTGGAGAGTTTGGTACTATGTAACGATGCTACTTATTCGCAGGAATCAAAGACTGGTGATCCAACTGAAACAGCCTTACTTGAGATGGGAGCTAAATTCAATATATTTAAAACTGCTTTTGAAGAGCAACACCCAAGAGTAAATGAAGTACCCTTTGATTCGGATAGAAAGCTTATGTCCACTGTAAATAAATATGATAATGAGTATTTAGTGTTTACTAAGGGAGCCCCGGATAATCTTCTTAAGATATGTAACAATGCATTTGTCAATGGTGAGATTGTTCCACTAACACAGGAAATTATAGATAACATAATGGATAAAGTAAATTCAATGTCTCAGGATGCCCTTAGAGTTTTAGGAGCAGCCTTCAAAAAAATAGATACTCCTCACGGAGATATTGATAAATTAGAAACCGACTTAACCTTTATAGGCTTAATAGGTATGATTGACCCGCCAAGACTCGAGGTGAAGGATTCTATATTTTTATGCAAACAGGCTGGTATAAAGACTATTATGATAACAGGTGATCATAAAAATACTGCCTTTGCTATAGCAAAAGAACTTGGTATAACTGATGATCCTTCACAGGTAATATCCGGAGTTGAACTAGATAAGCTTACCGAGGAGGAGTTAATTAGTAAGATCGATAACTTGAGAGTATTTGCAAGAGTCTCACCTGAACATAAGGTAAAAATAGTTCGAGCTCTTAAAGCCAAAGATAACATCGTTGCCATGACTGGAGATGGGGTAAACGATGCTCCCTCATTAAAGGCTGCAGATATTGGGATTGCAATGGGGATTACAGGTACAGATGTTGCAAAGGGTGCTTCTGACATGGTCTTAACAGATGATAACTTTAGCACTATAGTTTCTGCTGTTGAGGAAGGAAGAAATATATACAACAATATTAAAAAGTCCATCGTCTTCCTGCTGTCATGTAATATTGGTGAAATAATTACGTTGTTCTTTGCCATATTATTTGGTTGGGCTACACCGTTAAAGCCTATACACATACTATGGGTTAACTTAATAACTGACACTTTCCCGGCGCTATCTCTTGGAGTAGAGCCAGGGGACAAAGATGTTATGAAAGAAAAACCACGTAATCCAAATCACAGTTTGTTTGCAGGCGGTACAGGAGTAAGTTTAATACTAAACGGGGCATTAATTGGTTTAGTAACATTAACCGCCTTTGTGATTGGGGCAAGAGTTTATACAGGTACTACTAATTTATTCCCAATATTTCCTGCGAATATTTCAGATGATGCGTTAACTCACGCACAAACCATGGCGTTTGTAGTGTTAAGTGTATCTCAACTAATACACTCTTTGAATATGAGACATCCAACCAAATCCATATTCCAAGTTGGTTGGTTTACAAACAAGTACCTTATCGCCTCTATCCTATTTGGGATATTCCTCCAGGAAATTGTCATAACAGTTCCATTTCTCAGAAATGTGTTTGGGGTCTTCGATTTAAGACTTTATGACTGGTCAATTGTTGTATTACTA encodes the following:
- a CDS encoding metal ABC transporter ATP-binding protein — its product is MATDPLISVRDLNYSAENNNILINISFDIYRGDFVGIIGPNGAGKSTLIKTLIGEIQDYTGEIKINGKIGYVPQSEERERDFPIKVYEVALMGLYNEVGPFKRFKEEHYEKVRQTLRLLQIDHLYDRLVGKLSGGEYRRLMVARALVSDPDILILDEPEANIDKEGQNILYGTLRDLKHNSNMSIILISHDLNMIFKETNKIMCMNKTLHCHKNTADLDINDLRTLYSKDFELFIHINEKMKVVSNKDD
- a CDS encoding metal ABC transporter substrate-binding protein; its protein translation is MKKTILTTIVLLASFLVFALNVSTSILPYYYVSKEIVQEKGQVNLVVPPGKSPHTYSPTPKELVPLYESDILITNGLALEIFISNLTKNLENQGVKIIEVSDFIPREELISMSGIDEDHEHEDFAYNPHIWLDPYIMYTYIIPGLAEVFGELDPLNKDYYTQNAERYINRLILLDKYLAEKAKVIDGSIFTLHNSYDYLARRYDIKIAGVIQLSPGVEPTPKQLVELTNVAKEENVKAIFNEPQLSDKAVNAVAENLNLSIGVLDPLGSVERVFDLESLYIYNLFEIIRVVNYGY
- a CDS encoding Fur family transcriptional regulator produces the protein MRNTKARRDILGVLDEYDYPLNAEQIYEKLNEDYDKSTIYRNLKNYEENGEIKSIVFSDKIKYFFKGQGHFHFIYCIKCKKFERFDLCYSEQMSKYIKERLGFRVLTHTLYFEGICKECQKITKDNQYDNFDE
- a CDS encoding calcium-transporting P-type ATPase, PMR1-type, which produces MWFTKSKDEVIKDLQVNTIQGLSTQEAKERLSRYGENKLATQKNRSLLQLFFAQLNDAMIYVLLGAALISAILGELSDAIIIAVVILINAVVGLIQEYRAEQALEALKKLSTPKSIVKRDGKILEIPSEEVVPGDIVIIDAGRYIPCDLRLIETVNLQIDESALTGESVPVDKNADLILETLDTPLGDQKNMAFMSTFATYGRGVGVAVATGMKTEIGKIAKMLEETDTEQTPLQKKLTELSKILGFAALGISIAMFLVGIIQGRPLFEMFFTAISLAVAAIPEGLPAIVTIVLAMGVQRMVKKHAIIRKLPAVETLGSVNIICSDKTGTLTQNKMTVVKFYADNAFGDVDSLNINNPAHKLLLESLVLCNDATYSQESKTGDPTETALLEMGAKFNIFKTAFEEQHPRVNEVPFDSDRKLMSTVNKYDNEYLVFTKGAPDNLLKICNNAFVNGEIVPLTQEIIDNIMDKVNSMSQDALRVLGAAFKKIDTPHGDIDKLETDLTFIGLIGMIDPPRLEVKDSIFLCKQAGIKTIMITGDHKNTAFAIAKELGITDDPSQVISGVELDKLTEEELISKIDNLRVFARVSPEHKVKIVRALKAKDNIVAMTGDGVNDAPSLKAADIGIAMGITGTDVAKGASDMVLTDDNFSTIVSAVEEGRNIYNNIKKSIVFLLSCNIGEIITLFFAILFGWATPLKPIHILWVNLITDTFPALSLGVEPGDKDVMKEKPRNPNHSLFAGGTGVSLILNGALIGLVTLTAFVIGARVYTGTTNLFPIFPANISDDALTHAQTMAFVVLSVSQLIHSLNMRHPTKSIFQVGWFTNKYLIASILFGIFLQEIVITVPFLRNVFGVFDLRLYDWSIVVLLSIVPLVVNEIVKIFIRHKVS